The genomic segment GGAATGAAAGCAGTAAAAGAAGTCGTCAAGGCTGCAGACGAGATTGGCGTTCGTTATATGACCATGTACGCATTCTCTACCGAAAACTGGAAGCGGCCACGCGATGAAGTGGATTTTCTCATGAAACTTCCGCAGGAATTTTTGTCGACAGAATTGGATGAATTAATAGAACGTGGTGTCCGCATACGCATGCTGGGCAGTAAAAACGAGCTGCCTTCTCATACGCTGAAAGCACTGCTGGAAGCAGAAGAGAAAACGAAGGACAATAGCGGTCTTCAATTGAATTTTGCCCTGAATTACGGCGGGCGAGATGAACTTGCAAAAGCATTTTCAGTAATGGCAGCACAAGTAAAAGCAGGTGAGCTTCAACCAGAGCAACTGACTGAGGAATTGATATCGAGCTACCTGTATACAAGCGAAATTCCCGATCCAGACCTCTTGATTCGCACAAGTGGAGAGATTCGCTTGAGTAACTTTATGCTGTGGCAATTAGCGTATACAGAATTATGGTTTACGGACGTGCTATGGCCTGATTTTACCCGTGAACATTTTTATCAGGCAATCGTGGAATACCAAGGCCGAGCTCGTCGCTACGGGGCGGTATAGCCGAGAGGTGGAATCAGTTGAAGCAACGTATAATAACAGGCCTGATTGGTGGGGCTGCTTTTCTATTTTTGATGTATGCTGGTGGAGCTTGGTACTCACTACTGGTGTTTTTACTGGCTGTCATTGGCTATTTTGAATTTATGAGAATGGCTGGCATTCAGTCATTTTATTTGGCAGGATTGCTCGGATATGTATTGATGTTAAGCATTTTGTGGCCGTCTCTATTATTTTCGGATTGGCTCAGTATCAGCATGCCGGATCTGATGCTGCCCGTCATCCTGCTCTTGTTGATTTACTCCGTTTTACGGAAAAATCAGTTTCACATTGAACACGTCGCCCTTACGTTGGTGGGGGCGTTATACATAGGCTACGGTTTTACTTATATGGCCGCTACCCGAAACCTACCTGAAGGATTTATGCTTACGGTCATGGTCATTATGGGAATCTGGTCGACTGATTCGGGCGCCTATTTTGTCGGAAAAGCAATAGGCAAGCGTAAGTTGTGGCCAGAAATAAGTCCAAACAAGACGGTGGAAGGGGCCTTAGGAGGTCTCGTGGCTTCTGTCTTGATTGTTCTTTCCATCAATGCAAGCTTTGGACATTTTGCGATTGATCAGGCTTTGACCATCGCACTTGTTGCGGGGATCGTCGGTCAATTGGGTGATTTGGTTGAGTCGGCTTTCAAGAGACATTTCCATGTAAAAGATTCAGGACAGCTCATTCCGGGTCACGGGGGCGTTTTGGATCGCTTTGATAGTTTTTTGCTCGTCTTTCCGGTTCTACATCTATTAGGTATTGTCTAAAACCTTTTGCATATAGAAAGAGATATAGAGGGTGAAATCCGTGAAAAAAATAGCGCTCTTAGGTTCAACGGGGTCAGTTGGAACGAGCACGCTGGAAGTCGTAGATCAGCATCCTGAGGATTTTTCGGTGGTGGCTATGGCTGCTGGAACAAACGTCGATCTATTGACACGCCAGGTGGAAAAATTCAAGCCCGAGCTCGTTTCTGTAGGAAATGAGAAGGCTGCCGTTGAACTGCGAGATAGATTGGCGGGCAAGTCTCAACCAGAAATCGTTTACGGTGCGGAAGGATTGGAACTGGTTGCCCGTCATGAAGCTGCCAATTTCGTTATGACCGCTGTTGTCGGCAGTGTAGGGGTCGCACCTACACTCGCTGCGATTGAGGCGGGAAAAACAATTGGACTGGCCAACAAAGAGACACTGGTGAGCGCTGGCCCTGTCGTCATGAAACGAGCGAAAGAAAAAGGCGTATCGATTATTCCAGTAGACAGCGAGCATTCAGCTGTCTACCAATGTCTGCAAGGCGAGCGCAAGGAAGATGTGGCGCGAGTTATTTTGACCGCTTCAGGAGGTTCCTTCCGTCACCTCTCTCGCGAGGATCTACAGCAAGTGACAGTAGAGCAGGCATTGGCTCATCCGAATTGGAGCATGGGTGCAAAAATTACCATCGATTCTGCTACCATGATGAACAAAGGTTTTGAAGTGATCGAGGCTCATTGGCTGTTTGATTTACCTTATGAGAAGATCGAATGCGTATTGCATTATGAAAGTATCATACACTCTATGGTAGAATACAAAGACAGAGCCGTCATGGCCCAACTCGGTACGCCGGATATGAAGGTTCCGATTCAGTACGCCATGAGCTATCCCATCAGAAAAAAACTGCCTACGGAACCACTTGATTTGGTCAAGATCGCCACGCTTCATTTTGCAGCCATGGATTATGAGCGTTATCCTCTGTTAAAATTAGCGTATGAGTGCGGTATAGCAGGTGGTACGCATACGGCAGTACTGAATGCAGCCAATGAGGTCGCAGTTGATAGGTTCTTGAAGGGAGCCATTAGTTTTTTAGACATCGAAAAGGTCGTCCGAAAAACTTGCGAAGCTCACGCTGGTGTAGCGAGCCCAAAGCTTGCGGATATTTTTGCAGCTGATGATTGGGCACGTTCTTACGCGCTCGTCTCCATCTAAGGAATATGAGTGTTAGATACTTGACAGAAAGGTGGCTGTTCACTTGCCTTTGCCCAACCTGGATTCCGTTGAATCAATTCTCGCGATTGTAGTTGTATTTGGGGTACTTGTCTTTGTGCACGAACTAGGACACTTCCTTCTGGCCAAGAGGGCAGGGATCTTATGTCGTGAATTTGCACTGGGAATGGGGCCAAAAATTTTTCGCGTGAAGCGGGGAGAAACGGAATACACCTTACGCCTGTTACCCATCGGTGGACTTGTTCGCATGGCGGGGGAAGACCCGGAGATGGATATGTTGAAACCGCACATGGAAGTAAGCGTGGAGCGGGATGCGTTAGGAAAGGTCACACATATTTTGCTCGATGGGCCAAGTTCTGGTTCTGCTCGTGCGATCACCGGTACGGTGGTACAATTTGATTTGGAGCAAAATTTAAATATCGTGCTTGAACTGGATGGAGAGCAGAAGACGTTTGCTGTTCATCCACAGGCTCATCTGGTCAAGGATGGACAAGAAGTACAGATTGCCCCTCTGAACAGACAATTCAAAGGCAAGACCGTATCACAACGTTTTTGGGCGATTTTTGCAGGACCTGCAGCCAACTTTTTGCTGGCGTTTGTTTTGTTTATCGTGATCGGCTTCTTGTACGGCGTACCGAATGGCAGCTATCTGGGGAATGTAATTCCGGGAGGACCTGCAGCTCAAGCTGGATTATTGCCAGGTGATAAGGTGATCGCGATTCAAGGTCAGCCTGTATCCTCGTGGAAAGATGTTGTAGAGAAGATTAGCAAAGCGCCGGATCAACAATTAACCTTTGAGTACGAGCGCAATGGCCAGCGGATGACTGTGCCAGTTAAAGTAGAGAAAGATGAAAACAACGTGGGCAAAATCATGGTTACCTACGCACTCACGTTTTCCCCAGGAGAGGTTTTGAAATACGGTGCGACCTCCACATACGAGTTTACAGTGATGATCTTGAAGAGCTTAGGTATGCTTATAATTGGAGAATACGGGCTAAAGGACTTGAGTGGTCCAGTTGGCATTTTTAAGATGACTGGAGAGGTTGCCCAACAAGGTATGGCGGTTCTGTTGAAGTGGTCCGCGGCTTTGAGCATTAACCTTGGGTTGTTCAATCTGTTGCCACTGCCAGCCTTGGATGGCGGACGTCTCGCATTCTTGGGAGTAGAGGCGCTGCGTGGTCGACCTGTTGACCCGCATAAAGAAGGAATGGTTCATTTCTTGGGCTTTGCCTTTTTGATGTTGCTGATTTTGGTAGTGACTTGGAATGATCTGCAACGATTGTTCTCCTAAACACGTACTAACACGATAGAAAGAAAAACAGACATACGTAAAAGGATGGTGCAAAATGTTCAAGCGCGAGGAGACGAAACCGGTTTTTGTAGGTGGAGTGCAAATCGGGGGCCAAAAAAGCGTAGTCATCCAGTCGATGACGACAGCAGACACACGTGATGTAGAAAAAACTCTGGCCGAGATTCAGAGACTGCACGATGTCGGTTGCCAAATTGTTCGCTTGGCCGTCATCAATGAAGATGCAGCACGTGCCATCAAAAAAATTAAAGAACGCTCCCCGTTGCCGCTTGTTGCCGACATTCATTTCGACCACAAGCTGGCATTGATTGCACTGGAGAGCGGGATTGATAAAATTCGGATCAACCCAGGCAACATCGGATCGAAAGAAAAAACGCAACGCGTAGTGGAAGCGTGCCGCGAGCGCAATGTTCCGATCCGTATCGGGGTCAACTCCGGTTCAGTAGAAAGAAGGCTTTTGGAAAAATACGGTTACCCTTCTCCGGAAGCGATCGTAGAAAGTGCAATAGACCACGTTCAAATTCTGGAAGACTTGAATTACGATAACATCGTCATTTCCTTGAAGTCTTCCGATGTTCCAACGATGATTCAAACCTATTCGTTGATGGCACAGAAACGCAACTATCCGCTGCATGTTGGTGTAACAGAAGCAGGTACACAGTTCTCCGGCAGCATTAAGTCTTCAGTAGGAATCGGAACGGTATTGTCGATGGGAATCGGTGACACCATCCGCGTATCCCTGACGGCTGATCCTGTTGAAGAAATTAAAGTAGCGAAACAAATCCTTCGCAGCTTGGATATCGTGAACAACGATCCAGTGGTCATTGCATGCCCATCTTGCGGTCGATGCGCAATTGATTTGATCGGATTGGCAACAAAAGTCGAGGATGCTATTTCTACACTGAAAGTACCGTTAAAAGTAGCGGTAATGGGTTGCGCGGTAAATGGCCCTGGTGAAGCTCGTGAAGCAGATGTAGGCGTTGCGGGCGGAAATGGCGAGGGCTTGATTTTCCGTAATGGTGAAATTGTTCGGAAAGTAAAAGAAACCGAGTTGTTTGAAGAGCTGATGAAAGAAATTAACGAAATAGTAAACGAGCAAAAACCTACAACTGTAGGGTAATGCATGTGATTGCTGATAAGGCATAAGGAGGACACGCACGTGTTGAAGCAAAGTCAAATGTTGATTCCTACCCTGCGGGAAGTGCCATCCGACGCGGAGATTGCCAGCCACAAGCTGCTGCTCCGCGCTGGTATGGCCCGCCAACTGGCTTCCGGTATTTATACGTACCTGCCCCTGGCGCTCCGTTCCCTACACAAAATCCAAGCGATTGTGCGTGAAGAAATGAACAATGCTGGGGGACAAGAGCTGTTGATGCCAGCGATGCAACCAGCTGAGCTGTGGCATCAAACGGGTCGCTGGGATGTATACGGTCCCGAGCTCGTTCGCCTGCGTGATCGTCATGATCGTCCTTTTGCCTTGGGTCCAACCCACGAAGAAGTCATTACGAGTCTCGTGCGTGATGAGATTAACTCTTACAAAAAACTCCCGATCAACCTTTATCAAATTCAAACCAAGTTCCGTGATGAAGTTCGTCCGCGCTTCGGTTTGATTCGTTGCCGCGAGTTTATTATGAAGGATGCTTATTCTTTTGATACGTCACAGGAAGGTCTGGATCGCAACTTCCAGGCGATGTACGATGCGTACACGAACATCTTTACCCGTGTAGGCTTGAACTTCCGTGCGGTAGAAGCGGATGCAGGTGCAATCGGCGGAAAAGGCACATACGAATTCATGGCGTTGTGCGACATTGGGGAAGACACGATTGCTTATTCTGAAGAAGGCGATTATGCGGCCAACTTGGAAAAGGCAGAAGTCGTGTACAAGCCATCTGCGAAGCCGGCAACAGAAGCGCCAGCTCGAGAAAAATTGCATACGCCTGGCATGAAAACGATCGACCAATTGGTACAAGCCCTGCAAATCGAAGCAAAGCAAATCATCAAGAGTCTCATTTATCGCGTAGACGACAAGCTGGTTATGGTGCTGGTGCGCGGTGATCATGAGATCAATGAAGTGAAGCTGAAAAACTTGTATGATGCTACAATCGTAGGACTGGCTTCTGAAGCGGATATCGTTTCGGTAACAGGGGCACCTGCAGGTTTTGTTGGCCCAGTTGGCATTGATCCTGAAAAAGTGGAAATCATCGCGGACAATTTTGTTCAAGATGTTTATGATGGTGTCGTCGGTGCCAATGAAACTGACTATCATCTGACACACGTAGTTGCTGGCCGTGATTTTACGGTTTCCCAATACGCTGACTTGCGCAACATTACAGAAGGCGACGAATGCCCTCGGTCAGGTGGTGTTATCAAGTTTGCACGTGGTGTAGAAGTCGGTCACGTATTCAAGCTGGGTACGAAATACTCCACAGCGATGGGTGCTACGTACTTGGATGAGAACGGTCGCAGTCAACCGATGATCATGGGCTGCTACGGAATCGGTGTATCTCGCACAATTGCGGCAGTGATCGAGCAGAACAATGATGAAAATGGTATCATCTGGCCAGTATCTGTTGCACCTTTCCATGTGCATGTGATTCCGGTCAATGTTAAAGTAGAAGAGCAACGTCAAGTCAGTGAACAAATTACAGAAGCATTGCGCAAGGCTGGCGTAGAAGTTTTGTTTGACGATCGTCCTGAGCGTGCTGGTGTAAAGTTTAAAGACGCTGATTTGATTGGATTGCCTCTGCGTATTACCGTCTCCGATAAAGCAGCACAAGAAGGAACAGTTGAAGTGCGTATTCGCAAAAATGGTGAAACACATGATGTGAAGCTGGATCAATTGGTTGATGAAGTGAAAGGCCTCTTATCTCGTGTTGACCATACCGGAGCTGCCTTGTTCGGTAACTAGTTGCATGCAGGAATAAGAAGGATTTTGTCGAATTTTTACGGGGTACTCCCCTGGATTAACGGGGAGTGCCTCTTTTTCTTGTTTGAACGCTCACTTATAGGGAAGGTGGGAAAACCGTGGACCGTTTACAAGAGCAAAAACATCGCTTCTCCCTATTGGTCAAGCAAATGGAAGTTCCTGACGAATGGGTGGAGCGATTTTTTCTTGATGCTCAGATTGAAAAGCTAGAGCTGTATAAGCAAAACAAAGAATGGGTTTTTCACTTTGCCCTCCCGAGAATGATACCTGCGGATGTTTATGCAGCTTTTACCAAGCGATTGACGCATACATTTTCACATCTAGCCAAAGTAGATACCCGATTTCGCTATCTGCAAAAGCCGTCTCTCGATCACGTAGTCGAAGAGTATTGGGATGTCTTGCTGGCGGGTCTGGAGCCAACTCTGAACTCCTTGGCAGTTACGATGCGTCAAGCCCGTAAGCAAGTCGACCAACAGGAAGTCAAGGTGTACTTGCCAACGGAGATGTCCGTTGAGGTTGCCAAGCGAAAACGAGCGGATAATGAGCTTTTGGCTGCTTTCCAGAAAGCTACCGATTGTTCGATGCGCTTTACTTTCCATGGGGAAGAAAGCGATGACGCGTATAAGGCCTTTGAGGAGCAACGGAAAGAGGAAGAGCGCGCGCTCGTCGAAGTTGTGATGACTTCTGTTCAACAAGAGAACAAATCGTCTGATAAAGCTGAGGCTGTCACTACGCTCATGATGGGGTATGAAATCAAAGATGCACCGATCCCGATTTGCGAAATTCAAGATGAGGAACGGCGTATCGTCATCCAAGGAACCGTATTTAACGTGGAAGTAAAAGAGCTTCGCAGTGGACGTCATTTGCTCACGTTCAACGTTTCAGACTATACGGATTCTCTCACGGTGAAGATGTTCTCCCGCGATAAAGAAGACGTGAAAATGCTTGAATTGCTGAAAGACGGCATGTGGGTGAAAGTGCGGGGAAGTGTACAGCATGACACATTTGTACGCGATCTAGTTATGAATGCCAATGATTTGAACCAGATTGAGCAGGTCATTCGCAAAGATCAAGCGGATGAAAAACGGGTCGAGCTCCATTGCCATACGCCGATGAGTGCGCTGGATGCTGTTGCATCTGTAAAATCACTGGTCTCGACGGCAGCAAAGTGGGGGCATAAAGCAATTGCTGTCACTGACCATGGTGTCGTGCAGGCTTTTCCAGAGGCGTATTCCATCGCCAAAAAGAACAATATCAAATGCATTCTCGGTATGGAAGCGTACGTAGTCGAGGATGGTATCGATATCGTTTACAACCTGCAAGCAGACAATAATCTTTCCATTGATGAAAATACGGAATATGTTGTGTTTGATACGGAAACGACGGGGTTAAACGCGTCAGAGCATACAATCATCGAGATCGCTGCTGTCAAAATGAAGGGCTCGGAAATTGTCGACCAATGGACGGAGCTGATCGACCCGCAATTGGAAATTGGGCCAAAGACAACTGAGATCACGGGGATTACCAACGAAATGCTCCGTGGGCAAGACACACTCGATGTGGTGCTCCGCAAGTTCAAGGATTTTACAGGTGACGCCATCCTGGTCGCGCACAACGCAGAGTTTGACAAAGCGTTTATTAATGCATGCGCTAAAAGGATTGGCATGGAGCCATGGAGCAATCCATTTTTAGATACACTGCCGTTGGCGCGCTTGATGTACAAAGGAATGCGCAATTATCGTTTGGGATCATTAGCGAAAAAGTTCAACGTCGAGCTCATCAATGCTCACCGTGCGTTGGACGATACCGTGGCATTGGCTCACGTGTTCCAGCAAATGCTAAAGGACATTAAAGAAGCGGAAATCAAATCGCTGGCGGAGTTGAATGAAAAAAGCAACGAAGAGGCGGATTACAAGAGTGGACGACCATTCCATGCGACGATTCTGGTGCAAAATAAAGAAGGCCTCAAAAACCTGTACAAGCTTGTAAGTCGTTCCCATGTGGAAACATTCTTCCGTTGGCCACGAATTCAGCGAAGCCAGCTGACCAAATACCGCGAAGGCTTGCTAATTGGTACGGCGTGCAAAGACGGAGAACTCATGCAATCGATTCTCCGCGGTAAGTCACCTGAAGAATTGAAGGAAGTTGCTGCTTTTTACGACTTTTTGGAATTACAGCCGGTTGCTCATTACTCACCCCTGTTGCGTAATGAAGAAATTCCTTCGCTGGAGACGATGAAAGGCTATCATGAAAAGATCGTCGAAATGGGAAAAGAGCTCGGCAAGCTGGTCGTAGCTACAGGGGATGTGCACTTTCTGAATCCCCAGGATGAGATCTTCCGCGATGTTTTCTTATTGTCAAAAGGTGATCCAACCGCAGGCAACCAGCCGCCGCTTTACTTTCATACAACGGATGAGATGCTGGAGGCGTTCTCCTTTTTGGGAGAAGAGACCGCAAAAGAAATTGTCGTGACGAACACAAATGCTATCGCGGATATGATTGAGGATATTAGTCCGATTCCAGACAAGCTGTACACGCCGATCATTGAAGGGGCGGACGATGAGCTGCGTCAAATGTGCTACGATAAGGCGAAGTCCTTATATGGCGATCCGTTGCCTGAGCTGGTCGAGCATCGCTTGGAAAAAGAATTGAACAGTATCATCAAGCACGGTTTCGGTGTGATTTATTTGATTTCACAGCGTTTGGTAACAAAGTCGTTGAAAGACGGTTATCTGGTAGGTTCTCGTGGGTCTGTAGGCTCTTCCTTTGTAGCGACCATGTCGGAGATTACAGAGGTTAATCCACTGCCGCCTCATTATCGTTGCCCAAATTGCAAACATAGCGAGTTCATTACAGATGGTTCAATCGCCTCTGGATTTGACCTGGAGGATAAAGCATGCCCGCAATGCGGAACCATGTATGCCAAGGATGGGCAAGACATCCCGTTCGAAACGTTCCTCGGCTTTAAAGGAGACAAGGTACCTGATATTGACTTGAACTTCTCTGGTGATTATCAGCCGCGTGCGCATAAGTACACACAGGAGCTGTTTGGAGCGGACTACGTATACCGTGCAGGAACGATTGGTACGGTTGCGGAAAAAACAGCGTATGGCTACGTGCGCAAGTATGCCGACGAACGAGGCATGACGTTGCGAAATGCGGAGATATCCCGGATCGTGAACGGCTGCACAGGTGTAAAAAGGACGACAGGGCAGCATCCGGGCGGAATTATCGTAGTACCTGACTACATGGAGATTGAAGACTTTTGTCCGATTCAGTTCCCGGCTGATGATAATGAGTCAGAATGGCGCACAACCCATTTCGACTTCCACTCCATTCATGACAACTTGCTAAAACTCGATATTCTGGGACACGACGATCCGACCGTCATTCGTATGCTGCAAGACTTGACGGGAATGGACCCGAAGACGATTCCACTGGATGATAAAAAGACGATGTCCATCTTCAGTTCGACGGAAGCCTTGGGGGTTACACCTGAGCAAATCGGTACGAACATGGGGACATTGGGCATTCCTGAGTTCGGAACCAAATTCGTACGTCAGATGTTAGAAGACACCAAACCGACTACGTTTGCCGAGCTTGTTCAGATTTCTGGACTCTCTCACGGTACGGACGTTTGGTTGAACAACGCTCAGGACTTGATCCGCAACGGTACCTGCAAGCTGCCAGATGTAATTGGTTGTCGTGACGATATCATGGTGTACTTGATCTATAAAGGGCTAGAGCCTTCTCGTGCCTTTAAGATCATGGAGTCCGTGCGTAAGGGTAAAGGGGTTCCTGAGGATGATCAGGAAGAAATGCGCAATAACAACGTGCCAGAATGGTATATTCAGTCGTGCCAGCGAATCAAGTACATGTTCCCGAAAGCGCATGCGACTGCCTACGTCATGATGGCTGTACGGATCGCATACTTCAAGGTTCATCGCCCATTGGAGTTTTACGCGACGTATTTCACTGTTCGCGCAGATGACTTTGATATTCCGCTGATGGTTAAAGGCTCAGCGGCGATCAAGCAAAAGATTGAAGAGATCGAGGGCAAGGGACACGATGCACAGCCAAAAGAAAAAGCATTGCTGACTGTCTTGGAGATGGCGCTGGAGATGGTAGAACGCGGCTTCCGTTTTGCCAACGTTGATTTGTACAAATCGGACGCTACTCGCTTCTTGATCGAAGGGGATTCTCTCATCGCTCCATTCAACGCCCTGCCTGGTTTAGGGACGAATGCAGCGATCAGTATCGTGCAAGCGAGAGAGCAAGGGGAGTTTTTGTCCAAGGAGGACCTCCTATCCCGATCCCGTATATCCAAGACCATTTTGGAGTTCTTGGATGAGCAAGGTGCTTTGAAAGGATTGCCAGAATCCAACCAGCTATCCTTGTTCTAAGGCGTGCGGTCAAGGCTCACAGTCATCCAAAGGTTGTCAGCGGAGGGCTGTTATGCTATAATTTTTTTGGAAATACTGGTTTTATACGCATGGCTGATCGAGAGTGGGGAAACCCACTCTTTCTTTCTGGCTACACCTCATGGTTCAAATGAGAAGGAGGTACTTGCTTGAGCAAGGTAACGAGCATCGTCACTGAACTCGTCACGCCCATTGTTGAAGAAGTGGGCCTGGAGCTGGTTGACATCGAGTACAAAAAGGAAGGCAGCAACTGGTTTCTGCGCGTGTTTATCGACAATGAAACTGGCAACATCGACATTGATGACTGCCGCCTTGTCAGCGAGAAGCTGAGCGAAAAACTAGACGAAGTAGATCCCATCCCTACGGCATACTTTTTAGAAGTATCTTCGCCGGGTGCTGAGCGCCCATTGCGCAAGGATAAGGATTTCACGAAAGCTGTCGGCAGAAATGTGCATATCACAACAAAAGAGCCAATAGAAGGTGCAACCACGTTCGAAGGCGAACTGATATCCTATGAGGATGGCAAGCTGACAGTAAAAGAAGCAAAGAAAACGTATGTAATTTCCCAAGAGCAAATTGACACGGCTAGAATGGCAATTATTTTTTAGTTGTCGCGGCCAGTGTTAGCCCGTGGTAAGTAAAGGAGGAGGCAACGAAAGTCATGAACGGCGATTTTATCGAGGCTTTAGAAGCCATTGAGAGAGAGAAAGGCATCACCAAAGACGTACTGATCGAGGCTATCGAAGCGGCTCTTATCTCTGGATACAAACGTAACTTCAACTCGGCCCAAAATGTGCGGGTGGATGTAAATCGTCATTCAGGTATGGTGCGTGTGTTTGCGCGGAAGAGCGTAGTCGAAGAGGTTTTGGATCCGCGCCTCGAGATCTCTCAAGAAGCAGCACAAGAAATCGATCCTAACTTCCGTCTGGAGGACATCGTAGAAATCGAGGTAACGCCTCGTGATTTCGGTCGTATTGCCGCTCAGACAGCGAAGCAAGTGGTTACGCAGCGCATTCGCGAAGCGGAGCGCGGTTTGATCTACAGCGAGTTTATTGAGCGTGAAGACGATATCGTAACTGGCGTCGTTCAACGTATGGACGCTCGCAATTATTACATTGATCTGGGTAAGGCGGAAGCTGTTATGCCGATCACTGAAAAAATGCCATCCGAAGATTTTAAATCACAAGATCGTGTGAAGGCATACATCATCAAAGTAGAGAAAACCACTAAAGGACCGCAAATCGTCGTTTCCCGTACTCACCCGGGGCTCTTGAAGCGCCTCTTCGAATTAGAAGTGCCAGAAATATATGACGGTGTGGTTGAAATCAAGTCTGTAGCGCGTGAAGCAGGTGATCGTTCGAAGATCGCTGTTCATTCGATCAACGCCGATGTAGATCCAGTTGGAGCATGTGTGGGTCCAAAGGGCATGCGTGTCCAAACGATCGTTACAGAGCTGAAAGGCGAGAAGATCGACATTGTCCGTTGGTCTGAAGATCCTGCCGAGTACGTAGCCAACGCACTCAGCCCTGCGAAGGTTCTGCATGTTGAGGTCAACGTCACGGAGAAGGTTACACGTGTAATCGTTCCCGATTATCAATTGTCTCTGGCGATTGGTAAGCGTGGTCAAAACGCACGTCTGGCAGCCAAGCTGACTGGCTGGAAAATCGATATCAAGAGCGAGTCCCAAGCCGACCAAGAAGGCATCGCTTATCCGAAAGAAGTAGAGAGCGATGAAGGGACGGACAACGAATAATCATGAAGCAAAAAAAGATCCCGTTGCGTAAGTGCATTGTTTGCCAAGGAATGTTTCCGAAAAAGGAATTAGTCCGCGTCGTCCGGACGCCAGAAGAAGAGATCGTCATTGATCTTACTGGAAGGGCGGCGGGACGCGGTACCTATGTGTGTCGGCAGGAAAGCTGTCTGAAGCCGGATGCGTTCGCATCGGGAAAATGGAAAAAAGTGCTGGAACGTGCCCTCAATATGTCCATCTCCCAAGAAAAGTATGATGCTTTCCGTGAGAAATGGCTGGAGATGATGGGAAAATGATCCCAAAAGCAGCACAACTACTCGGATTGGCGATGCGTGCGAGAAAGATCATTACCGGAGAGGAACTGGTCATTACCGCTATTCGTAATGGGCAGGCCCGCCTGGTATTGCTCGCATCAGATGCATCAGACAATACCGCCAAGAAAGTAAAGGATAAATGTTCCTATTACGGTGTCTCATGTGTAACCACTGGCGACCGACATTCATTGGGACACGCAATC from the Brevibacillus brevis genome contains:
- the nusA gene encoding transcription termination factor NusA, with amino-acid sequence MNGDFIEALEAIEREKGITKDVLIEAIEAALISGYKRNFNSAQNVRVDVNRHSGMVRVFARKSVVEEVLDPRLEISQEAAQEIDPNFRLEDIVEIEVTPRDFGRIAAQTAKQVVTQRIREAERGLIYSEFIEREDDIVTGVVQRMDARNYYIDLGKAEAVMPITEKMPSEDFKSQDRVKAYIIKVEKTTKGPQIVVSRTHPGLLKRLFELEVPEIYDGVVEIKSVAREAGDRSKIAVHSINADVDPVGACVGPKGMRVQTIVTELKGEKIDIVRWSEDPAEYVANALSPAKVLHVEVNVTEKVTRVIVPDYQLSLAIGKRGQNARLAAKLTGWKIDIKSESQADQEGIAYPKEVESDEGTDNE
- the rnpM gene encoding RNase P modulator RnpM, with protein sequence MKQKKIPLRKCIVCQGMFPKKELVRVVRTPEEEIVIDLTGRAAGRGTYVCRQESCLKPDAFASGKWKKVLERALNMSISQEKYDAFREKWLEMMGK
- a CDS encoding YlxQ family RNA-binding protein, which translates into the protein MIPKAAQLLGLAMRARKIITGEELVITAIRNGQARLVLLASDASDNTAKKVKDKCSYYGVSCVTTGDRHSLGHAIGKDGRVTVAVTDGKLAESIQRLLT